A single region of the Streptomyces sp. NBC_01803 genome encodes:
- a CDS encoding molybdenum cofactor biosynthesis protein MoaE, which translates to MTTDPIRLLAIRDTPLSVDEVFAAVGGAAAGGTTLFVGTVRDHDGHADGAAVTSLAYVAHPSAEAELRRVAEAVAADFPVIALAAAHRVGDLAIGDLAVVVAVSCAHRGEAFAASRRLIDDLKHQVPIWKHQTFMDGTQEWVGACS; encoded by the coding sequence ATGACGACCGACCCCATCAGGCTGCTGGCGATCCGGGACACCCCGCTCTCGGTGGACGAGGTCTTCGCGGCCGTGGGCGGCGCGGCGGCGGGCGGCACGACGCTGTTCGTCGGCACCGTCCGGGACCACGACGGCCACGCGGACGGCGCGGCCGTCACCTCATTGGCCTATGTGGCGCATCCCAGCGCGGAGGCCGAGTTGCGGCGGGTGGCGGAGGCGGTCGCGGCGGACTTCCCGGTGATCGCGCTGGCCGCCGCGCACCGCGTCGGCGACCTGGCCATCGGCGACCTGGCGGTGGTGGTCGCGGTGTCCTGCGCCCACCGCGGCGAGGCGTTCGCGGCCTCCCGCCGCCTGATCGACGACCTGAAACACCAGGTCCCGATCTGGAAACACCAGACCTTCATGGACGGCACCCAGGAGTGGGTAGGGGCTTGCTCCTAG
- a CDS encoding YlbL family protein codes for MPRRTATLLTSTLLLIGLLCAGLLIDVPYAEMSPGPTVNTLGEHDGEPVLNIEGEQTYETSGHLNMTTVRVTGVNYRMNLVEAVAGWLSDDHAVVPHETLYPEDVSADEVQEQNAEEFSRSQESAKVAALRELGYEVEEQTIVAAVVRDSPAEGRLHAGDAIVAVDGTKVTEPEQVAELVTQHEAGEDVVFTIVPAEQAQAARESGEDLPSDTGDITITTTEASDDQRAIVGIQAGVSHTFPFPIDIKLADVGGPSAGLMFTLGLMDKLTPEDLTGGAFVAGTGTIDDEGVVGPIGGVTMKTIAARNVGADFFLTPEDNCATAAESVPDGLTLVRVGTLDDALAALADIRAENTDELSLCETE; via the coding sequence ATGCCACGCCGGACCGCGACGCTGCTGACGTCGACTCTGCTGCTCATAGGGCTGCTCTGCGCGGGACTCCTCATCGACGTGCCGTACGCCGAGATGTCGCCGGGACCCACGGTGAACACGCTGGGGGAGCACGACGGCGAGCCCGTGCTGAACATCGAGGGCGAGCAGACGTACGAGACGTCCGGCCACCTCAACATGACGACCGTGCGCGTCACCGGAGTGAACTACCGGATGAACCTGGTGGAGGCCGTCGCGGGCTGGCTCTCCGACGACCACGCCGTGGTGCCGCACGAGACGCTGTACCCGGAGGACGTCTCCGCCGACGAGGTGCAGGAGCAGAACGCCGAGGAGTTCAGCCGGTCGCAGGAGAGCGCCAAGGTCGCCGCCCTGCGCGAGCTGGGATACGAGGTGGAGGAGCAGACCATCGTCGCCGCGGTGGTCCGGGACAGCCCGGCCGAGGGCCGGCTGCACGCCGGCGACGCGATCGTCGCCGTGGACGGCACGAAGGTCACCGAGCCCGAGCAGGTCGCCGAGCTGGTGACCCAGCACGAGGCCGGCGAGGACGTCGTCTTCACGATCGTCCCCGCCGAGCAGGCGCAGGCCGCGCGGGAGAGCGGCGAGGACCTGCCGTCCGACACCGGGGACATCACCATCACCACCACCGAGGCGTCCGACGACCAGCGGGCCATCGTCGGGATACAGGCCGGGGTCAGCCACACGTTCCCGTTCCCGATAGACATCAAGCTGGCCGATGTCGGCGGCCCGAGCGCCGGGCTGATGTTCACCCTCGGACTGATGGACAAGCTCACGCCGGAGGATCTGACCGGCGGCGCCTTCGTGGCGGGCACCGGCACGATCGACGACGAGGGCGTGGTCGGCCCGATCGGCGGCGTGACGATGAAGACGATCGCGGCCAGGAACGTCGGCGCCGACTTCTTCCTGACCCCAGAGGACAACTGCGCGACGGCGGCCGAGAGCGTGCCGGACGGGCTGACCCTGGTGCGGGTCGGCACGTTGGACGACGCGCTGGCCGCGCTCGCCGACATCCGCGCGGAGAACACGGACGAGCTGTCGCTGTGCGAGACGGAGTAG
- a CDS encoding NAD-dependent epimerase/dehydratase family protein, translated as MSSPEPAVRAARNGPGAPLTVAVTGAATGVGALLVERLLASADVKRVLGLDERLGDVKGAEWHTLDVRDPAIADLLRTAGAARDATALDSRDRESSGPVDVVVHLALDLDLEADPAARTAYNVRGAQTVLTAAAAAGVRRVVLCTSAMVYGALPDNAVPLAEDAELRATADATCLGDLLEIERLARRAPRVHPGLNVTVLRPAVLVGGTDTALTRYFESPRLLVVAGSRPRWQFCHVEDLVSALEFAALELVDGELAVGCDGWLEQEEIEELSGIRRMELPSSVALGAATRLHRLGLTPSPAGDLAYTMHPWVVSGSKLYEAGWRPRWSNEEVLAELLAEVAGRHTVAGRRLGRKDAATTLGAAGATVALVGTAALVRRARRARRR; from the coding sequence GTGAGTTCCCCGGAACCAGCCGTTCGCGCAGCGCGAAACGGCCCCGGCGCCCCGCTGACCGTCGCGGTCACCGGGGCGGCGACAGGGGTCGGAGCACTGCTCGTCGAGCGGCTGCTCGCCTCCGCCGACGTCAAACGGGTCCTCGGTCTCGACGAGCGCCTCGGCGACGTCAAGGGCGCCGAGTGGCACACCCTCGACGTCCGCGACCCGGCCATCGCCGATCTCCTCCGCACCGCGGGCGCCGCCCGCGACGCCACGGCCCTGGACAGCCGCGACCGGGAGTCGTCGGGCCCGGTCGACGTGGTCGTCCACCTCGCTCTCGACCTGGATCTGGAGGCGGACCCGGCCGCCCGCACCGCGTACAACGTGCGCGGCGCCCAGACCGTCCTGACCGCCGCCGCGGCGGCGGGCGTCCGCCGGGTCGTGCTGTGCACCTCCGCCATGGTCTACGGCGCGCTGCCCGACAACGCGGTGCCGCTCGCCGAGGACGCCGAGCTGCGGGCCACCGCCGATGCCACGTGCCTGGGCGATCTGCTGGAGATCGAACGCCTCGCCCGCCGCGCGCCGCGCGTCCACCCGGGCCTGAACGTCACGGTGCTCCGCCCGGCCGTCCTGGTCGGTGGCACCGACACCGCGCTCACCCGCTACTTCGAGTCCCCGCGGCTGCTGGTGGTCGCCGGCTCCCGGCCGCGCTGGCAGTTCTGTCACGTCGAGGACCTGGTCAGCGCGCTGGAGTTCGCCGCGCTCGAACTGGTCGACGGCGAGCTGGCGGTGGGCTGCGACGGCTGGCTGGAGCAGGAGGAGATCGAGGAGCTCTCCGGCATCCGCCGCATGGAGCTGCCGTCGTCCGTGGCGCTGGGCGCGGCGACCAGGCTGCACCGGCTCGGCCTCACCCCGTCCCCGGCCGGCGACCTCGCGTACACGATGCACCCGTGGGTCGTCAGCGGCAGCAAGCTCTACGAGGCGGGCTGGCGCCCGCGCTGGAGCAACGAGGAGGTGCTGGCCGAGCTGCTCGCCGAGGTCGCCGGCCGGCACACCGTCGCCGGGCGCCGCCTCGGCCGCAAGGACGCGGCGACGACGCTGGGCGCCGCGGGCGCCACCGTCGCCCTGGTGGGCACCGCGGCCCTGGTCCGGCGCGCCCGCCGGGCGCGCCGCAGGTGA